In Pseudobacter ginsenosidimutans, the following are encoded in one genomic region:
- a CDS encoding GxGYxYP domain-containing protein, translating into MFIKNILLLALASSMLTCCYKYNRPSGDRPKQDEKKLYNEQFDAFADEGQYWMPKLKPGKNYWLVVDSRSNENNDDNNSLRNHILAESIIGVTALAVNEGRSETMVWTQDPNSNYSEVVKKTGMSHNGNQSTWELIEHHGNVKSYIEGYILCDVNKEESVNAATMAAHVHHSIIADVKYEARVKALGYTMKYDATNKTLADAWAEFKDKCNNNALVMMPVMTGNQRGYAIANKLMMVNYNKKYNQPASGNNQPLIRDILAWLKPLSPVIGWEQGLEEKTFVDMVSQSGNLMVPFDWAWNATMMSAGYENKQAGLAKVTNPQFIKYDDTKHYASFLLTDGDNVMWMMNDFNNSSYYGNPAGAGINMSYGLPVANLGMLSPYQLERLMGTQHQSASLVEYGGGGYYYPDNFGELKNRTELLDLIATKIGSHMRQHRTKVLGLICGDVVSAKSKEAYQAYINKNDQLAGIVAVQYTPYAGGNGEIMWFKNKQGVDIPVITARYSIWNHGAQNHASEGTPAYIASKINTLAAGNEKTHTLTMVHAWSSFKDIGNATDPLAENNGGDQRGVTPATWCARRLNENVRVVNVEELIWQVRMKYRPEQTKEFLNKYF; encoded by the coding sequence ATGTTCATCAAAAATATATTACTGCTGGCGCTCGCTTCTTCGATGCTGACCTGCTGTTACAAATACAATCGCCCTTCCGGCGACCGTCCCAAACAGGATGAAAAGAAACTTTACAATGAACAGTTCGACGCCTTTGCGGATGAAGGTCAGTACTGGATGCCCAAACTCAAACCAGGAAAGAATTACTGGCTGGTGGTTGATAGCCGGAGCAATGAGAATAACGACGATAATAACAGTCTCCGCAATCATATACTCGCAGAGAGCATCATCGGCGTTACTGCCCTGGCTGTGAACGAAGGCAGGAGCGAAACGATGGTCTGGACACAGGACCCCAATTCCAACTATTCTGAAGTGGTGAAGAAAACAGGTATGAGCCATAACGGTAACCAGAGTACCTGGGAGCTGATAGAACATCACGGCAATGTGAAATCCTATATCGAAGGTTATATCCTTTGCGATGTGAACAAGGAGGAAAGTGTGAATGCTGCTACCATGGCCGCGCATGTACATCATTCCATTATTGCAGATGTGAAATACGAAGCGCGCGTGAAAGCGCTGGGTTATACCATGAAGTATGATGCCACCAACAAAACACTGGCCGATGCCTGGGCTGAATTCAAGGACAAGTGCAATAACAATGCCCTGGTGATGATGCCCGTAATGACCGGGAACCAGCGCGGATACGCCATCGCCAATAAACTGATGATGGTGAACTACAATAAAAAATACAACCAGCCTGCTTCCGGAAATAATCAGCCATTGATCAGAGATATCCTCGCATGGCTGAAGCCGCTGTCGCCGGTGATCGGATGGGAGCAGGGGCTGGAAGAAAAAACATTCGTGGACATGGTTTCGCAAAGCGGTAACCTGATGGTGCCCTTCGACTGGGCCTGGAATGCCACGATGATGAGTGCAGGGTATGAGAACAAACAAGCCGGTCTGGCTAAAGTAACCAATCCGCAATTCATCAAGTACGATGACACCAAACACTATGCTAGTTTCCTGCTCACCGATGGAGATAATGTTATGTGGATGATGAACGATTTCAACAATAGTTCATATTATGGTAATCCTGCCGGTGCAGGTATCAATATGTCTTATGGATTGCCGGTGGCCAACCTGGGTATGTTATCGCCTTACCAGTTGGAGCGATTGATGGGTACGCAGCATCAGAGTGCATCCCTGGTGGAGTACGGCGGTGGAGGTTATTATTATCCCGATAATTTCGGGGAGCTGAAGAACAGAACTGAATTACTGGATCTGATCGCTACGAAGATCGGTTCGCATATGCGCCAGCATCGTACAAAAGTGTTGGGACTGATCTGCGGGGATGTGGTGTCCGCAAAATCAAAAGAAGCCTATCAGGCCTATATCAATAAGAATGATCAGTTGGCCGGTATCGTGGCGGTCCAGTATACGCCCTATGCAGGCGGCAATGGTGAGATCATGTGGTTCAAGAACAAACAGGGAGTGGATATCCCGGTGATCACGGCAAGGTACAGCATCTGGAATCATGGCGCACAGAACCATGCCAGTGAAGGAACGCCGGCCTATATCGCTTCGAAGATCAATACACTGGCGGCGGGTAATGAAAAAACACATACGCTTACCATGGTGCATGCCTGGTCTTCTTTTAAGGATATCGGCAATGCCACTGATCCGCTGGCTGAGAACAATGGCGGTGATCAGCGCGGTGTTACCCCCGCCACCTGGTGTGCGAGGAGGCTGAATGAAAATGTAAGAGTAGTGAATGTGGAAGAGCTGATCTGGCAGGTGAGAATGAAATACAGACCCGAGCAAACAAAGGAATTCCTGAATAAATACTTCTAA
- a CDS encoding FecR family protein: MPTHHQQIAALLYRYCSGEPLADEEQSALDNWLLASPANREVMEKLQREDWLQQSMQQWAKMEKEQETDWQSFAGRIGFAEPLETPGIRKMQWTWLKYAAAVLLLLAVGAWLWLSQSEKRSSVTTAPVAVADIKPGKDGALLTLADGSQIRLDSIGNGWQIQENGTTLKMENGKLAYRSGNGSELAYNTISTPNGRQFHVQLPDGSHVWLNAASSLTYPTSFNGNKRQVQITGEVYFDVAPNPKQPFMVQVDASTSVEVLGTVFNVNAYANETVMRTTLVEGSIRIKAGQEQVLLQPGQQALYQQGKSTGIRIVEADTEQELAWKNGFFNFNNEDIPAFLRQLERWYDIHVIIDGTIPSMKFKGGLDRNTSLSEILKVLSKLNIPYRLEGKTLSVGNK; this comes from the coding sequence ATGCCTACCCATCATCAACAAATAGCTGCCCTCTTGTACAGGTATTGTTCAGGCGAACCGCTTGCTGATGAAGAGCAGTCGGCGCTTGACAATTGGTTGCTCGCTTCGCCTGCAAACAGGGAAGTGATGGAGAAACTGCAGCGGGAAGACTGGTTGCAGCAATCGATGCAGCAATGGGCAAAAATGGAAAAGGAGCAAGAGACCGACTGGCAATCATTTGCCGGAAGGATCGGGTTTGCAGAACCATTGGAAACACCAGGGATCAGAAAGATGCAATGGACCTGGTTGAAATACGCTGCTGCTGTGCTTTTGCTGCTGGCAGTGGGAGCCTGGCTCTGGCTGTCGCAATCAGAAAAGAGAAGTTCAGTAACTACTGCTCCTGTAGCAGTGGCCGATATCAAGCCCGGCAAAGATGGTGCGTTGCTTACGCTGGCCGATGGCAGTCAGATCCGGCTGGACAGTATTGGCAACGGCTGGCAAATTCAGGAAAACGGAACAACGCTGAAAATGGAAAACGGGAAACTGGCTTACAGGTCCGGGAACGGATCGGAGCTTGCCTACAATACCATCTCCACACCCAATGGCAGGCAGTTCCATGTACAGTTGCCTGATGGTTCCCATGTATGGCTGAATGCAGCATCTTCATTGACCTATCCAACCAGCTTCAATGGAAACAAGCGCCAGGTGCAGATCACAGGCGAAGTGTATTTTGATGTGGCGCCCAATCCAAAGCAGCCTTTCATGGTACAGGTAGATGCAAGCACATCCGTGGAAGTATTGGGAACAGTTTTCAATGTGAATGCTTATGCCAATGAAACTGTGATGAGAACAACCCTGGTGGAAGGCAGCATTCGCATCAAAGCAGGGCAGGAGCAGGTTCTGTTGCAACCCGGACAGCAGGCGCTTTACCAGCAGGGAAAGTCTACAGGCATCCGCATTGTTGAAGCAGACACTGAACAGGAACTGGCATGGAAAAACGGATTTTTCAATTTCAATAACGAAGATATTCCGGCTTTTCTCCGTCAGCTGGAAAGATGGTACGATATCCATGTGATCATAGACGGAACGATACCTTCCATGAAATTCAAAGGAGGGCTCGACAGGAATACAAGCCTGTCTGAGATCCTGAAAGTCTTATCCAAACTGAATATTCCTTACAGGCTCGAAGGGAAGACCCTGAGCGTGGGGAACAAATAA
- a CDS encoding SusC/RagA family TonB-linked outer membrane protein — MKLITIMRIRCFNILLLLCLLCPSALLAQQPASKNIRGTILDTAGKALAGASITVKGTSRGTTSDASGAFSITAPTNAQLEISLLGYASQTIAVADINGDLDIKLDVSVSAMEGVVVIGYGTIRKKDVTGAIQTIDGSTLEKSMMPDITQALNGRVSGVNVLKTSNRPGAGFNVQVRGTNSFNFSNEPLYVIDGIPTTNGMRYLNPSDIESIDVLKDASSSAIYGSRGSNGVVIITTKGGRKKDGFDVNYNGYAGIKVPARIPDMIGSEGNGLEYVDYRIALWTNKYGPSSLSRPDFLTAAEKERIRFGEYYDWSREVLRSGVIHSHSVNASGGSEKTSYTFGLGYFDEDGITGRERFKRMTANLGLEHRMSSKVKMGFNTYGSKVNIDEGSAEALINAYFIPPIVSPYDENGNRLFKVQPTSSKVNPIIDMENDIREREEYYANISGYIEVSPIKDLSFKSQFASQYDTYTYGTFKGLYTQAKNGVNPPDAYKETGKNFNWVWDNIVTWKKNIGKAHKLHAIGLFSIQQDQHESSRMRGEGLPYNSGWHAIQTADQITGVESDYWESAMVSFMGRVNYTYQGKYLLTLTTRYDGTSRLAKSNRWGMMPSAAVGWQISEEDFMKEVSFVNDLKLRLSYGLTGNNNVRHDVTRTRLAMSRYLFGDKGTVGFGLGNEIGNPNLKWEMTSEFNAGLDFGFFRNRIRGTLDVYKRITRDLIFERKVANINGYQSFLENIGSTSNEGIELGLTTVNVSIKNFTWKTDLTFSRNRNKIRDLYGDKKDDIANRWFIGQPIRVIYDYNFTGIWQTSEKADAARYGKAPGHIKVEDRNNDNAFDERDMKVLGSPNPDWTGGITNTFTYKNWDLSAFVYVRKGGLYDDPFTFMFTAWDNEHWNKLDVNYWTPDNPSNEYPGIGAVSLHTQVLSKVKGTFVKVQNLTAGYTFDADKLKRVKMKNLRVYGTVNNPFTFSKYLGSDPESIGEDPYSELSIMPMSFTLGLNITF, encoded by the coding sequence ATGAAACTTATTACTATCATGCGTATACGCTGTTTCAATATACTGCTGTTGCTTTGCCTGCTATGCCCGTCTGCATTGCTGGCGCAGCAACCAGCCTCTAAGAATATCAGGGGCACTATCCTGGATACTGCCGGTAAAGCGCTTGCCGGAGCCAGCATCACTGTCAAAGGCACCAGCCGCGGAACTACTTCAGATGCCAGTGGCGCTTTCTCTATCACGGCGCCCACTAATGCTCAACTTGAAATTTCCCTCCTGGGCTACGCTTCACAAACGATCGCTGTTGCAGATATCAATGGCGATCTCGATATCAAACTCGATGTGAGCGTCAGCGCCATGGAAGGTGTAGTGGTGATCGGCTATGGCACCATCCGCAAAAAGGATGTGACCGGCGCCATCCAGACCATCGACGGAAGCACCCTGGAAAAATCCATGATGCCGGATATCACGCAGGCCCTCAATGGCCGCGTGAGCGGTGTGAATGTGCTCAAGACCTCCAACAGGCCGGGCGCAGGTTTCAACGTGCAGGTTCGCGGCACCAATTCATTCAATTTCTCCAATGAGCCTTTGTATGTGATCGATGGGATTCCCACCACCAACGGTATGCGCTACCTGAATCCTTCCGATATCGAATCGATAGATGTTTTGAAAGATGCTTCCAGCAGCGCCATCTATGGTTCCCGTGGTTCAAATGGCGTGGTGATCATCACCACGAAAGGAGGGAGGAAGAAAGATGGTTTTGATGTGAACTACAATGGTTATGCAGGTATCAAAGTGCCTGCCCGCATCCCCGATATGATCGGATCGGAAGGTAATGGCCTCGAATACGTCGATTACCGCATTGCACTCTGGACAAACAAATATGGCCCTTCTTCATTATCCCGTCCTGATTTCCTCACAGCCGCCGAAAAGGAAAGGATCCGTTTTGGCGAATATTACGACTGGAGCAGGGAAGTGCTCAGATCCGGTGTGATCCACAGTCATAGTGTGAATGCATCCGGTGGATCGGAGAAAACCAGTTATACTTTCGGCCTTGGTTATTTCGATGAAGACGGTATCACAGGCCGCGAGCGTTTCAAAAGAATGACCGCCAACCTCGGACTGGAACATCGCATGAGCAGCAAGGTGAAAATGGGATTCAATACCTATGGCTCAAAGGTGAATATCGATGAAGGCTCTGCTGAAGCACTGATCAATGCATATTTCATTCCGCCGATCGTAAGCCCCTATGATGAGAATGGCAACAGGCTTTTCAAAGTGCAGCCTACCAGCAGTAAAGTGAACCCGATCATCGATATGGAAAACGATATCCGCGAGCGCGAAGAATATTACGCAAATATTTCCGGATACATCGAAGTCTCACCCATCAAGGATCTTAGCTTCAAGTCTCAGTTCGCCAGTCAGTATGATACCTACACCTACGGTACTTTCAAAGGATTGTACACGCAGGCGAAGAATGGCGTGAATCCTCCGGATGCTTACAAGGAAACAGGAAAGAACTTCAACTGGGTCTGGGATAATATCGTAACCTGGAAAAAGAATATCGGCAAAGCCCATAAACTGCATGCTATCGGTTTGTTCAGCATTCAGCAGGACCAGCACGAGAGCTCCAGGATGCGTGGCGAAGGATTGCCTTACAATTCAGGCTGGCATGCCATTCAAACCGCAGACCAGATCACGGGTGTGGAGTCTGATTACTGGGAGTCTGCCATGGTTTCCTTTATGGGCCGCGTGAACTATACTTACCAGGGAAAATATCTGCTTACCCTCACCACCCGCTACGATGGTACTTCCCGTCTGGCAAAGTCCAACCGCTGGGGGATGATGCCTTCCGCCGCAGTTGGCTGGCAGATCTCCGAAGAGGACTTTATGAAAGAAGTATCGTTTGTGAATGATCTCAAACTCAGACTGAGCTATGGCCTCACAGGTAACAACAATGTTCGTCACGATGTAACCCGCACCCGCCTTGCTATGAGCCGATATCTTTTTGGCGACAAAGGCACGGTAGGTTTTGGTCTTGGCAATGAGATCGGCAACCCCAACCTGAAATGGGAGATGACCTCAGAGTTCAATGCCGGCCTGGATTTCGGGTTCTTCCGCAACCGTATCCGCGGTACGCTCGATGTTTACAAACGCATCACCCGCGACCTGATCTTCGAAAGAAAAGTAGCCAATATCAACGGTTATCAGTCCTTTCTCGAAAATATAGGCAGCACTTCCAATGAAGGAATTGAGCTTGGCCTTACTACCGTGAATGTTTCCATCAAAAACTTCACCTGGAAGACCGATCTAACGTTCTCCAGGAACCGAAATAAGATCCGCGATCTCTACGGCGATAAGAAAGATGATATTGCCAACCGCTGGTTCATTGGTCAGCCCATCAGAGTGATCTATGATTATAATTTCACCGGTATCTGGCAAACCAGTGAAAAAGCCGATGCAGCCCGTTACGGCAAAGCGCCGGGGCATATTAAGGTCGAAGACAGGAACAACGACAATGCCTTCGATGAGCGCGATATGAAAGTACTCGGCTCGCCCAATCCTGACTGGACAGGTGGCATCACCAACACTTTCACCTATAAGAACTGGGATCTCTCTGCCTTCGTGTATGTACGCAAGGGCGGCCTCTATGATGATCCATTCACTTTCATGTTCACGGCCTGGGACAATGAGCACTGGAACAAACTGGACGTGAATTACTGGACGCCGGACAATCCCAGTAACGAATATCCCGGCATTGGCGCTGTATCACTGCATACACAAGTGCTGAGTAAAGTGAAAGGAACATTCGTGAAGGTACAAAACCTCACAGCCGGTTACACCTTCGATGCAGACAAACTGAAAAGGGTGAAGATGAAGAATCTTCGTGTGTACGGAACCGTGAATAATCCTTTTACTTTCAGCAAGTACCTGGGCTCTGATCCTGAATCCATCGGAGAAGATCCGTACAGTGAACTGTCCATCATGCCGATGAGCTTTACACTCGGATTGAACATCACATTCTAA
- a CDS encoding RNA polymerase sigma factor: MSANQTQNESELLLRIARGEEEAMRMIFDLYYSRLRYYASSIIEHEEDARDLAQDALLQLWNNRSQFAAQKETNLAAWLFTVVRRDCLDYCKHRKVKNSKEEQIASLAPITSEGADSGMVLTEVLVLIYQEIDRLPPGLAEIVRMAYIEELPAATIAEKLNITPNHVRVQKSRAVEKLRNALLKRNLGAPASIAIIISEFFRTRL, encoded by the coding sequence TTGTCTGCCAATCAAACACAGAATGAAAGTGAACTGCTGTTACGCATAGCCCGGGGCGAAGAGGAAGCCATGCGTATGATCTTCGATCTTTATTATTCCAGGCTGCGTTATTATGCCAGCTCCATCATTGAGCACGAAGAAGACGCCAGGGATCTTGCGCAGGATGCGCTGCTCCAGCTCTGGAATAATCGCTCACAATTCGCAGCGCAAAAGGAAACTAACCTTGCCGCCTGGCTTTTCACTGTTGTCCGCCGCGACTGCCTGGATTACTGCAAACATCGAAAAGTGAAAAACAGTAAGGAAGAACAGATCGCTTCGCTGGCGCCGATCACCAGTGAAGGGGCAGACAGTGGCATGGTGCTCACGGAAGTATTGGTACTCATTTACCAGGAGATAGACCGCCTGCCTCCCGGCCTGGCGGAGATCGTAAGGATGGCCTATATTGAAGAACTGCCTGCGGCCACTATCGCAGAAAAACTGAACATCACTCCCAATCATGTGCGCGTACAAAAATCCAGGGCAGTGGAAAAATTACGGAATGCACTGCTGAAGCGGAATCTGGGAGCTCCGGCATCCATCGCAATAATTATTTCAGAATTTTTCAGGACAAGATTGTAA
- a CDS encoding RagB/SusD family nutrient uptake outer membrane protein, protein MKKLFLVPVLAVAMLLTMAGCNKILDTDNPSHTTDELYNSKAGLDRLLTDIYSKLRDHYNEGKIQYWGTDLYMAAEANPDANMFNAYDASFNSTAGVVGGYWNNLYKMVQESNIILTRLKPDWEGVTQADYNTMVAEAKFLRTLSYFYLTETFGKVPLIKEEQLQPITEVTQEPEANLYSFMIAELESIKNVLPVKSSARGRINNAAVLQLLGKIHLTRAYKPFKVATDFNKAASYFDLIIDDAGKPYELLPNFASVFDENNQNNREVIFAIQYASDRNYNGNGNPLQKMFGFCLTCFYPDMFIEVQKDYSYMQREFWINPKSHELYADPSIDSRYDATFERSFFINDPSNADFGKLGLYFPVWNDNSGDNKGAKEFISFKTNDGKYRWYPQVAAYPDLANGSDRMPIVKKFKDTKILWQGGGSREAVVYRLADTYLLSAEAHLGDGNPGKALQRVNDIRRRAAVNDAAKPLMTFSSVSLDIILDERGREMMGEYDRWFDLKRTGRLIDRVLAWNPQAIAADNLNENHLVRPIPQDEINKLKGLDQNPGYIK, encoded by the coding sequence ATGAAGAAGCTATTTTTGGTTCCGGTACTGGCTGTGGCAATGCTGCTCACCATGGCAGGCTGTAACAAGATCCTGGACACTGATAACCCATCCCATACCACGGATGAGCTCTACAACTCAAAAGCAGGTCTGGACCGCCTGCTCACCGATATCTATTCCAAACTTCGTGATCATTATAACGAAGGCAAGATCCAGTATTGGGGTACAGACCTGTATATGGCTGCAGAAGCCAATCCCGATGCCAATATGTTCAATGCCTATGATGCCAGTTTCAATTCAACGGCTGGTGTGGTGGGCGGATACTGGAATAACCTGTACAAGATGGTGCAGGAATCCAATATCATCCTCACCCGTCTGAAACCTGATTGGGAGGGTGTAACGCAGGCCGATTACAATACGATGGTGGCCGAAGCGAAATTCCTTCGTACCCTTTCCTATTTCTATCTTACAGAAACCTTCGGCAAAGTGCCACTGATCAAGGAAGAGCAATTGCAGCCCATAACAGAAGTAACACAGGAACCAGAAGCCAATCTCTACAGTTTCATGATCGCAGAACTGGAGTCAATAAAGAATGTGCTGCCTGTAAAAAGTTCTGCCCGCGGCAGGATCAACAATGCAGCAGTACTGCAATTGCTCGGCAAGATCCATCTCACACGCGCTTACAAGCCTTTCAAAGTGGCAACTGACTTCAATAAGGCCGCTTCATATTTCGATCTGATCATTGATGATGCCGGTAAGCCTTATGAACTGTTGCCCAATTTTGCAAGCGTATTTGATGAGAACAACCAGAACAACCGCGAAGTGATCTTTGCCATTCAATATGCATCGGACAGGAACTACAATGGGAATGGCAATCCTTTGCAAAAAATGTTCGGGTTCTGCCTTACCTGCTTTTATCCTGATATGTTCATAGAAGTGCAGAAAGATTATTCCTACATGCAGCGTGAATTCTGGATCAATCCAAAATCTCATGAACTGTATGCCGATCCGTCTATTGATAGCCGTTATGATGCCACATTCGAGCGGTCTTTCTTCATCAATGATCCCTCCAATGCTGATTTCGGTAAACTGGGCTTATACTTCCCTGTTTGGAATGACAATTCAGGCGACAATAAGGGAGCGAAAGAATTCATTTCATTCAAAACAAATGACGGTAAATACCGCTGGTATCCGCAGGTGGCTGCGTATCCCGACCTTGCCAATGGTTCAGACAGGATGCCCATCGTAAAGAAGTTCAAGGACACGAAGATCCTCTGGCAGGGTGGTGGCAGCCGCGAAGCCGTTGTGTACCGCCTGGCAGACACTTACCTGCTTTCTGCGGAAGCGCATCTCGGCGATGGCAATCCCGGCAAGGCATTGCAGCGCGTGAATGATATCCGGCGCAGGGCTGCCGTGAACGATGCCGCCAAACCCTTGATGACCTTCAGTTCCGTGAGCCTCGATATCATACTGGATGAGCGCGGCCGCGAGATGATGGGTGAATACGACAGATGGTTCGATCTGAAAAGGACCGGCAGGCTCATCGATCGTGTACTCGCCTGGAACCCGCAGGCCATCGCAGCAGATAATCTGAACGAGAATCACCTGGTGCGACCCATCCCGCAGGATGAGATCAACAAACTCAAAGGCCTCGACCAGAATCCGGGATACATCAAATAA
- a CDS encoding LamG domain-containing protein, producing the protein MKKSLMPYLLWAFAIPVIIGSSGCKKKFDTTRELTLDCIKEKIDKIGSILDTARVGEDDYMFPQSSVDDLQLTLDETKTSLSEALAGRFVLQYEADNVCLRAEQAITRFLGSYNFTLPAGSDGQLLVNGLDQKGSIDFGDNAEYSASNTFTVELWVKYNQNFLDFEMASIVGTTSEGPDGPNKFEGWNIHYQRSGNLRASIGCGSGVLEQARAYPTNYGEWNHVALVWDINATAGAGEDRPYHMKMFVNGELFWQKNNDILSGGSPRPMLPGSRKKMRAFMDPYHPTRCMTGYMKKFRIWNAAKTQDQIKALMNGDVTGTEAGLLCAWDFLKVPADPSNIPDKTGRFTAKIQGSHKWMPL; encoded by the coding sequence ATGAAAAAATCCCTGATGCCTTACCTGTTATGGGCATTTGCCATTCCGGTAATTATTGGCTCCTCCGGTTGTAAAAAGAAATTCGACACCACCCGCGAGCTCACGCTCGATTGTATCAAAGAAAAGATCGATAAGATCGGGAGCATCCTCGATACCGCCCGGGTAGGAGAAGATGATTACATGTTCCCACAGTCCAGTGTAGACGATCTGCAGCTTACCCTCGATGAAACAAAAACGAGTCTCTCCGAAGCCCTCGCCGGCAGGTTCGTATTACAGTATGAGGCCGATAACGTTTGCCTCAGGGCCGAACAGGCGATCACCCGTTTCCTGGGCTCTTACAATTTCACACTCCCCGCCGGATCCGACGGCCAGCTGCTGGTCAATGGTCTTGATCAGAAAGGAAGCATCGATTTCGGCGACAATGCCGAATACTCCGCTTCCAATACTTTCACGGTGGAGCTCTGGGTGAAGTACAATCAGAACTTCCTCGATTTTGAAATGGCCAGCATCGTGGGCACTACCAGTGAAGGTCCTGATGGCCCCAATAAATTCGAAGGCTGGAACATACACTACCAGCGTTCAGGGAATCTCCGGGCCAGTATAGGCTGTGGTTCGGGCGTACTGGAACAGGCCCGCGCCTATCCCACCAATTATGGAGAATGGAACCATGTGGCACTGGTATGGGATATCAATGCCACTGCCGGTGCAGGAGAAGACAGACCTTATCATATGAAGATGTTCGTGAACGGAGAACTTTTCTGGCAGAAGAACAATGATATCCTCAGCGGCGGCAGTCCGCGGCCCATGCTTCCCGGCAGCCGCAAAAAAATGCGCGCTTTTATGGACCCATACCATCCCACCCGCTGCATGACGGGCTACATGAAAAAATTCAGGATCTGGAACGCAGCCAAAACGCAGGACCAGATCAAAGCACTGATGAACGGCGATGTAACCGGTACCGAAGCCGGCCTGCTTTGCGCCTGGGACTTCCTGAAAGTGCCTGCCGATCCTTCCAATATCCCGGATAAGACAGGCAGGTTCACTGCAAAGATCCAGGGATCGCACAAATGGATGCCACTTTGA